The DNA sequence aaattctaTAGAATTGCTGGCCCTCTAGACTTTCCCTTGTTTTACTATTATAGTGTTTAAGGCTTATAATGGTGGTGGTTATGGTTTTGTAAATACAGATGATCACATGACTGTTACAAGAATTGCGAATGAAGTATGGTTACTTACTATCTAAATTTCTGTGTTTCTAAATCCGATGCCTTCAGCCTTTGCATTTATAGAAGCAATTTCTGAATGCAGGTTGTTGAAGATTTCGCATCAGAAAAGGTTGTCTATCTCGAATTGAGAACCACCCAAAGGTAACTAGAAGAGCTTGGTACTTGATGCggactcttttttttctttttggttttttctATTGATTCGACAGTGAATTTTTCGGCTTAATTCCTTACAGAAAAACGATTCCCAAGGAATGAGCAAACGTTCTTATGTTGAAGCTGTATTGGAAGGGATAAGATCTGTCAGCTCGGTTGATGTGGCTTTGATTCCTTATACTGAGGATCCTAGAAATCTTTTAGAATCTCTGCACGCAGCTACAAATGATAAATGTGATGGAAATAGTAGGAAGAAAATCTTTGTTAGGCTTCTCTTGAGTGCTGATCGTAGGGAGACAACAGAAGCAACTATGGAAACTGTAAGATGAGTAATTTCAGCATCCTTAAGTTTGATGCTTGCTACTTAATACCTTCAACACTCCATTTCTGTGTTTCAGGTCAAACTGGCACTGGAAATGAGGCATTTGGGGGTGGTTGGAATTGACCTATCTGGGAATCCAAAGGTTGGCAAATGGTATGTCAATCTATCAAGGACTCTAGCATAGTAATTCGTAATGATGCTTTAGATCAAAGTCTCCCGTTATCTTTTTTGGAAAAGATACTTGCCAGCATTGAAATTCGCCAGAGAACAAGGTCTTTTTGTAACCCTTCATTGTGGAGAGGTGCGCCAATCTTTTATTGTACCTGTTACCTGTGGTGATTACCTGACTGGTCTGTTTTGCTTGTTTCGTGCTTTTAGGTTCCTAATTCAAAGGAGATACAAGACATGCTCGATTTTGTTCCCCATAATCGGACATGCTTGTTTCTTTGAGGAGGAACACCGGAGAAAGTTGAAGTCTACTAACATTTCCGGTTAGACTTTGCAAGTTCACTAGTCACATTTGTGATAAAATAAGAAAGTGAAAAGTGTTATgataatcaatcaattaaaatTACAGTGCATGGCAATATGGCATATTCATCTAATCCATCACATTTGAACATTTGATAGTTTGTAAATTCGAACCATTTTTGCATAATATTGTCAATACTTATATAAAGAGCTGGGCTACATATAATTTATTGCTTCCTTTACATTTTTCAGGTTGAAATTTATTTGCTTGCTCACGTCCATTGCTGCAACACAGGCAAGCAGCTTTGAATAGCGTGAAAGGCTCACTTGGAGATTAACTAGCATTTAGATCCGTCGTGATTCCCCTCCATTCTATGAAATTTAATGAATTAATAACAAAGACTGAAAATATTGGCAAAACATAGGCCaaatatctattaatatataataagaatatagtTGTGGTATTTGCTCGACAAGTGGAGTGTTCTGTGTTTGCCACGTGGAGCTGTGTATGATTGACAAGTGTATGTTACTATGTTTTTAATGTTGGGCACTTTGCTGTTCTCAATCCAAAGAAGTAACTGGGCGggatttgattcaaattcaattgaaaatgattttgtttCAGGACTTTCAAGAAGAGAatatgagagagagagggttGCCAGTTCTGATAGGGGGAGTAGTTGGCACCAGACTTCCTCTTTCAATGTcgcagagaagagaagaagaaaaggtcgGTAAAGAAATAAAGCACGACGGAAGAAGTGGTGGGTGGCGATGACAACGACGGTCACAGAGAAGGATGCTAGATCGAcagagaaaagaagaggaatgagGCGGCGACGGCGGTGATGGAGGTTACCGACGCTGTTGGATCCATAGAACTGCATCTACCGCAGAACGCCGTCGCAGCCGTTCCTTTGCCAGTGGATGCTGCGAATGAAGGATGGTTAGTTCtctctttattttgttgtttgatTTTATTATAACCAGAGAAGAATCCTTTATAATCCATTCTTCGGTGAACGACAGCTTCAAGTTCTAAAATTTTGGTTAATCtgcattaaaatatatatttttttgcttTCAAATGATTGCATGTACATTTttgttaatctataataatccgTTTCCTTTTTGTTGTTGGATAGCTAACCGTGTTTGTCTTCTATTAACTATattgctgattttttttttctgttttcgtaTCTTATGTCATTTCTTAAAGAACATCTGAGGTGGTGATTGACCTACAATTGCAAGTAAAATTTTTAGTCTCTATAATTCTTTGTTGTGGTCTCTGATGGAGTCTTTGATTATGCCAACAATGTCCTCCAGGTAATACTATCCTTTAAAATTTCCTTTTGTTGCCATTTGCATTTATGTTGATATTAGAGGAATGAAAGATTGCTGCCTAGGATGGTGGATATTGATTCTATATAATGAAATTGACATTAAATTTCTACATTTTATGCCTCATTTGACATGATTGATAACATTTTTATCcaattcaataatatatttaatgTTATATAGACCTTTCCAATTTTACCGGTActttcatcctcatcatcatagaGTTCATGAGGAACTTCAATAATATTTATTTGGGTTTGATGCCTGTACTCACACCCTTATCTATAACATATAGAGAAAAAAGAATAAACTTTGTGTGTTATATccatttcattttaattaattgatcCAACACTAAATATATTTATGTGTTCTGAATTTGCACCCACCATCTCATTGTTAGGGATTCTTTCATTTGGTATGTCAAtcctctcatactaacatcacaTATGCCAATATAAATTTTCTCGAAGATGTTTTGAGTTCTTAATTTATCAGCTAGAATTGATTTCAGTAAAAAGATCTGCTTTTGGAAATTCTACAAGAGATAATTTTGAAGCAATGAAGATCATCAAGTAATGCAAAATAAATTCTTTGTTCTTTTTGTTTGGGTATATACTAATGCAAATTACAATGTTAAAGTATTTGATTATCTTATCTTGAAGGTTTATgggatttttgtaaaaattttaatgaaTATGGAGCATTTTGTTTTTTATCTGAAACTTAATCATGTGATACTTTGATGAGATGGTTTAAAACAACAAACCATGGAGCAGTTTCTTGGACTGTTAGGAGTCCAACAGCAATAGCAGAAAGTTGGAGATGCTACTGCTCTTGAAGTTAGAGTTGCTTCTCTTGAAAATGCTACCCCTCTTGAAGTTGGCTgttttttctataatttaaagAAATTTAGTAAAAGCTATTTATAGCAACAATGGTTTTTCTTAGAGGCTATAGTTTTTTTCTTTCCTAAACATAAAATGTTTGTTCAAAGGTGTATGCATATCTTAAGTTCAGGAGTTGTTTCATAAAATGCTGGAGTAAAACAGCATCACACTTAAAATAAGCAGTCATTGTTGTCTGTTGACATCTTATGTAATTTAGTAGCTTTGACttttatagatttttttgttACTACAATTTTGATTTGCTTTTTGGTTTTGCTAAGTAATTTGAAaacttgatttctttttttaAGGAACAACTTCTCCGACAAAGCTCAAGGTGTGAAATCTGCTGCAACGTGCTCCGGCTGAAGTTGCACCTGCCAAAGCGGTATGAATGATTCATCTGCCTTAATCGCTatttttttaccctttttttgtttaaattggatctttttttctcttctttaatttGTTCAGTTTAATTCTTAGATGGCACTCTTTAAAATTTAACTAAGTTTatatgtatttaaataattttgatcttccttttccttccataactAACTTCTGTATATTTTGTTTCTGAGTTTTCTTTAAAAATGAGTTTCATACCATATATAAATATTGAAAACTCAAGGGCACATAGATAATGCAAACGGTTAAAGTCATGTATTACATGCAGTATTTTGTGAATATGCAggcaataatactaataatagttGGTAAATTatctgctttaattttctttttcttctgctataCATGCATGATGATGtagttttccatttttattttgtacTGTGATTTCTATTAACTCGTATACACTACTGTTGCAGTTTTATGTTATGGTTTGTTGGCAGTTTTTAATCATTGAACCATGCTCTTGACTATTTCTATAGGTCTGTAACTATAATAACTTGAAATTATATAGATTTTCTTTCCcctattttgtaaataaaaaattttatagttaACTAAAAAAGGCCACTACATTAAAACAAACATTTTTTACTTCTTTAGTAACTAATGATTATAGCATTTATTAGAGAAGATAGAATTGAATTCACATGATTCCATTAGCATTGNNNNNNNNNNNNNNNNNNNNNNNNNNNNNNNNNNNNNNNNNNNNNNNNNNNNNNNNNNNNNNNNNNNNNNNNNNNNNNNNNNNNNNNNNNNNNNNNNNNNNNNNNNNNNNNNNNNNNNNNNNNNNNNNNNNNNNNNNNNNNNNNNNNNNNNNNNNNNNNNNNNNNNNNNNNNNNNNNNNNNNNNNNNNNNNNNNNNNNNNNNNNNNNNNNNNNNNNNNNNNNNNNNNNNNNNNNNNNNNNNNNNNNNNNNNNNNNNNNNNNNNNNNNNNNNNNNNNNNNNNNNNNNNNNNNNNNNNNNNNNNNNNNNNNNNNNNNNNNNNNNNNNNNNNNNNNNNNNNNNNNNNNNNNNNNNNNNNNNNNNNNNNNNNNNNNNNNNNNNNNNNNNNNNNNNNNNNNNNNNNNNNNNNNNNNNNNNNNNNNNNNNNNNNNNNNNNNNNNNNNNNNNNNNNNNNNNNNNNNNNNNNNNNNNNNNNNNNNNNNNNNNNNNNNNNNNNNNNNNNNNNNNNNNNNNNNNNNNNNNNNNNNNNNNNNNNNNNNNNNNNNNNNNNNNNNNNNNNNNNNNNNNNNNNNNNNNNNNNNNNNNNNNNNNNNNNNNNNNNNNNNNNNNNNNNNNNNNNNNNNNNNNNNNNNNNNNNNNNNNNNNNNNNNNNNNNNNNNNNNNNNNNNNNNNNNNNNNNNNNNNNNNNNNNNNNNNNNNNNNNNNNNNNNNNNNNNNNNNNNNNNNNNNNNNNNNNNNNNNNNNNNNNNNNNNNNNNNNNNNNNNNNNNNNNNNNNNNNNNNNNNNNNNNNNNNNNNNNNNNNNNNNNNNNNNNNNNNNNNNNNNNNNNNNNNNNNNNNNNNNNNNNNNNNNNNNNNNNNNNNNNNNNNNNNNNNNNNNNNNNNNNNNNNNNNNNNNNNNNNNNNNNNNNNNNNNNNNNNNNNNNNNNNNNNNNNNNNNNNNNNNNNNNNNNNNNNNNNNNNNNNNNNNNNNNNNNNNNNNNNNNNNNNNNNNNNNNNNNNNAACATGTCAAATTCGTCCCTACAATAACTTTATTAAATCAAATACATCCCTCAATGTTACTTCATTAAATCAAAATAGTCCCAGTATTGTCTTATCGTAAATCAATAAAGTGCTAACCTTCTGCATGTCCGAAATGAAGCACCATTTGTTTCCCTGTAGTCTCCCAGGTCACGGCTTTCCTCCTTGTACTCATGTGCATGCGCTAAAACTTTAAACTTCACCTCTACGGATTTGCATTCctttgtggcgtgtaggtgttttctaaaaaaaaaaaactcagaaaaAACTTCAGGTACCTAAGTTATATAGTTTTCATCTCAGAAGTCCAGGTTTGGGTTGCAGCTCTGTTTTTCCTCCATCGTGGACAAGTGTGACTATCTACTAGTGTCTTAATTTGCCAAGAACCATCTTGCTTATTACATGCACAGTAAACTACCCAGGGACAATCTTCAGACTTACAGACAGCCTTAACTCTAACTTTGTCATTTTTGAAAACAGAATATTTCTACCCCACTGGATTGTATATCCCTAGTTGCTTGCATGAATTCAGACTTGGACTTAAATACCATACTGACCTCAAATTTCAACTCTCCAAACTTTGTTTTGCATTGAACTGAGGGTACACAGCTGGTTATTCTTCATCAGACTCCAACACCTTTATCAGAATCCTCTAAATGCCAGGAGTCAGCATTTGAGGCAGCATCACTATCATCTAAATCTGGTAACAAAAAGTTTAACACATTAGAAACCCTAACATTtgcaaaataatttatgaaacaACTAACCCTAATGGAATTAACATAACAGACTCATAACTTTCTTCATCTTCAGACCCCTCTAgtatcagttttttttttttttttttttttttttttttttttttttttttttttccttttttctctattTCAGTTCATCTTCAGTACTCTCATAAGAGTCATGAGAGTCAGTTCATCCTCCTGGAGGGGAGCTTCCTTCACTTGTCTTCCAGATCTTGTGACTCTGCAGCCACTGCTATTTTGTTTGTCCTTTGCCCCTTGTGAGTTATTGCCTGTCTCTGATGACGAATTTGATTGAGGTGGGACTGATTTGGCCTGATAATTGGTCTTCTTGGCCTGAGGAACAGGCTTCATGGGCTGAGCAGATGTCTTCTTGGGCTAAGATGTTGTCTTCTTGGGCTGGTGGGCTGCTTTATTGGGCTGAGACATGGGCTTCACCTTTGGTTGATTGGGCTCAGATATGGGCTTCATTGTTGGATTGGGCTGTGACTTGGGCTGTGAGGTTGTTCTGTTGGGGTGAGAGGTTTGCTTTTGGGAATGAGGATCAATTGTTGTGGGTTTCTTCATAGCTTGGGAGCTGCACTTCCCCTGTTTCAACCTTTCTGCTTCCACATTCACTACTTCCTCCTCAATCTGGTCTACTAtaaaaggctgagagatacaaTGCTCCAGGTAGATATTGATCAAATTGTGGTTTCTTCTGCAATCCTTGCACATGGCAACCAAGTCTGCGTCTGTGAGTAAGCTTCTCAACCCTGATGAAAGAGGAACTCCAGGATGTTTCCACCAACAATTTCCAGCTTCAATGTAACCCAACTCCCTGTAATAACCCCTTACAAAGAAGACGTCAAGCGTGTCTCCTTCAACCCCCATCAACACCTCTGTATTATCGGGTTCGTATACTATATCTCCTTCTGCATTCTTCTTAAACAGTCCCCCATGGTGAAACACAAAGGTCATTGGAGGACCTTCCATCTACAAGCAGAAACAAGAAAACCTCCTTAGCCCACACAGATTGCAACTGCCTATTCTCAATCATAACATAACAAACCCTAACCCCAAAACAAACATACAACAACGAAAACTAACTCTCATTAACATGAAACACCCATAACACAATATCATCACAACGACATTTAATGAAATGCATTCTGACACTTAAACAATAGTCACACAAACCCCTACCCCTAATCAGACAGAGATATACAGAACGCCACCTCTAAGACATCAGGCTACAAACTGActtcaaaaaaaaggaaaaaactttAATGCTTACCTCTAACCGTCACGCTTTCTTCTTCCACAATCAATGTTGCTAACAGCTGACGACCGCTCTTCTCAGTACCAACAGCTACTCGGCTTTGATCGTCAACCAACGACGACAAACGTGGATGGCGATGTTCGAATGCAAGGTGAAGGGGTTAGGGCATGGCTTGAGGGAGACGAAACAATTTGGAGCCAGACATGGAGATACTCGTTATGGAAGAGGGTGAATCCACTCTGCAACGTTTTGAATCCACTTTCTCCACAAAACGACGCCGTATCATGTCTATCTGGACATTCACTCAAAACGGCGTCGTATTCCTTCTCTGCCAGCATGGCAGTTAACGTGCCACGTGAGCAGACGTTAGCCATGTCATCAAGCAAATTGATGGAAGGACGAACGTGATTAACTTGTGTCACTTTCGGGGactcttttgattaactttatcttcCGGGACTAATATGGAGATCGATgaatctttcagggacgattttgagtattaactcataaaaaaaataacttaccCCCATGACAAGGTACcaagagcaatatctagagcACCGGGAGCAATACTTGAAAGACAGGGAGCAAAATGAAGCTTGGCAGCACAGAATGGAGGAAAGATTggaaagctggcagcaacaaTCAATGGCCCAACAACAAGAATTTCAAGCCAAGATTCTTGAGGGACAAAGGGAACTAACAACAGGACTTCAAGAGTCATATGATAAGATGTTCCTGACCCAAGCCAAGTATGGGAGTATACTCACAACTTGTATCAGTGGAAGAACATTCATCACACTATTGGAGAGGTTAGACATGTGCAACAATCAGAGTGTAATGAGGAtgtgcaagcaaggttggagtacttaacCCGCTGCATGCCAGCACTAAATCCACAAATCAAATCATTTGAGCAATGCCAAGAACTTAGAGACCGCCAGGCAGCAAAGTCTCAGCTTAATACCCAGGTAGCATTCCAAAGATTAGAAGAAGTTGGGCTTTCAGGTCTCGCAGATCCTGTTTGGGAAAGAAGATGTCCTCGTGAAGAAGCTCAAGATTATGgatagaagaggaagaagaagaagaagggagaatccaGCAAATCCAAAAGAATGGAAATGCCTGACAAATAGAGGTGATGaagtttcttttcttatttttacttaaataaggaagatgcatgtctgaaacatgacatGCCTCCAATTGCTTTATGTTCTACTATTTCTTTTGTTTGCATTAATAGTTAGTTAAGAATaaactatctgcataataagtGTCATCATTCATCAGCTTGtatactttgttttgtttttccttGCTGTCTAAATAAAAGAGAGATGTTTGGTTTAGAAAGGtgattgttcaatgttgcaaaagttagaataaaagttagtggtggtatatatgtttgatttaattGATAGCTCATAGAATAAATGCTACAAAATGACTTGttactgaaagtccacaataaagagcaacctagctacacaacatttagtgatccaaagagatgctgggcatcaatgatcctaggaagaaaaaggtgagccatgtgtctgtggtgaagaaatgttgagtgaaattaagccaaaggccactgcaacatttgccaccaagccttcaataaataataagctctttatgcaaaagaaaaaagaaaaaaactaacaAGGGAAATGAGCAAAAAGTGAGGAATTatagcagcaaccttggtgaacccttaaggaaacattgtttgttttgacagcaagtaataaatgggctacttttgatctgcataaaaccccatagaccaaattcaactatctgcttaataagaacatatatacttatctatttcattctatcttctcttgtgtttgatgcttgcttggggacaagcaataaatttggtgttgtgatgacaagtcatcttagcctagtttcactagtctttttctttgttttcattaggttttatgcactttcttgcattctaagtaagtaatttggaatggaaatgcatgacttctttgaatcaaacaaccaccatctaattgatgctaaatcatgaggtttaggctaaatttaattgatttttaatgatttataaaccttgtgaatttggtgatactttgattggttgttttgattaattgtaggtgaagaaaagaagaaaagaagaaagcgtggcctaagaagcgtggcccaaggaagaaaaagtGTGGACAAGGAAGGAAGAAGTATGgcacaacaatcaaggaaaaccATGAAGCTCTCTCCAAGAGCACTATGCTCACCAAGGGAGCGCTACATTTTCCCTCAAGGGACCAAGGcacaatgctctgctcactttgtgagctgagcacaatatgaagccaagaaacaaggaaaggaaaaacaatgctcagctcaccaagtgagcattatcgggctctcacaagaaataaatcaaagaaaataagttgccaatgcttgctccaaggattgaacccatgaccaaaggggtttgggggagcgctactcacaagggAAAATGAGCCAAAAATGGCCAAATGCATCCTCCAAggttcgaaccaagcacctaGAGGAAGCAAGGAGTAAGGCGCCACTTCCTTCACCAAGAGAAAAGCTTCAGCACATGCTTCcctcaagtttcgaaccaaggaccttcccttggatgcctcaatgctcagctcacttggagagctgagcgctacccATGGTGCATCACACAAGCATCTTAACACGGGCCAGGGAAGTGGAGCGCGCATCTTGACATGGTCCAGGGGCACAAGGCGCGCAATAATtttgcaccaaggcaccaatgctcagctcacaaagtgagctgagcattcccctgatgcTTCCCCCAACAATTGCACGCTACAAAGGGACCTCACACTAAGCATCAATGCTCAGCTCCCCACTTGAGCTGAGCATCCCCCTGGAAGCAAATTCTTCATGGGCTGAAAAATCAATCAgaaatccaattaaattcaaatcttcaccaaatcaaaagcccatccaaattccaaaatccaagaatagaaagtgtataaataggagctagtttgatgtaattaggacctctagactttactttgaatttttccttttagctttcattttgagcttttacttttgaatttcttagagaattgggaaggagaattgatctctcttcttccttgttcttgcttgagcactctttaattttcttgctttggatcttgggtgaagaattgaagaacttctgtttcaatctcaccttgagatctcttctttaattttctgcataattgaatttcaatttctttttattgcttcttcttctactctttctgcaatttactttcctttatttcctttgcaattgttcttgttggatcaaggaaggatttgagatctagacttgttatctagtctcttccactcctgagatctccaacctcttttaaattgctgcaaattaagcattgctcattttctgttttaagcattcaaagcatttttactcttctgtttaagatctacttcactgcaattcaatcttctcttttatgtttaatacAATTTACttattcttgtttaatttctgcaatcccaattcccaatcccttttacaattcaagcaatttacatttcttgcactttaagtttcagccatttatatttcttgcaatttaagtttctgcactttatattacttgcactttaagattcagcttctttactttctttgctctttagtttactgcaattcttccctctccctttacatttcaagcaatttagcttctgtcaattataaaccactcaaccaatacttgattcgcttgactaaatcaaccactaaactaaaattgcttaatccttcaat is a window from the Arachis hypogaea cultivar Tifrunner chromosome 1, arahy.Tifrunner.gnm2.J5K5, whole genome shotgun sequence genome containing:
- the LOC112702776 gene encoding N6-mAMP deaminase gives rise to the protein MSKRSYVEAVLEGIRSVSSVDVALIPYTEDPRNLLESLHAATNDKCDGNSRKKIFVRLLLSADRRETTEATMETVKLALEMRHLGVVGIDLSGNPKVGKWFLIQRRYKTCSILFPIIGHACFFEEEHRRKLKSTNISG